In the genome of Bradyrhizobium sp. CB3481, the window AAACCGAGCTGGCCGCGGAACAGGATGTCCCACAGGATCACCGCGCCGATCAGCGTGCCGCCGGCGCGGGCAAAGAAACTGTCGTTCTGCGCAATGTAGTTCTGCAGGAAGCCCCAGGTGATGATCTGCAACGCCGGCCAGTAGATCAGCTCCAGCAGCCGCGGCCAGGACGACATCAGTAGATACCAGTAGCGCAGCACCATCGCCTGGATACGATGGGCGGAAATGGCGTGATGGGCGATTTCGCTCATGGCGTCCCCTCCGCGACCCGGCCACGCGCAACATCGAGGAAGACGTCTTCCAGCGTGGTGCGGTTGTAGCGCGCCATGATCTGGTCGGGACTGTCGTCATCTTCGATGCGGCCGCGCTTCATGATGATGACGCGGTCGCACAGCCGCTCCACTTCCAGCATGTTGTGCGACGCCAGGAGAACGGTGGCGTCGTGAGTCTTGCGATAGGTCTTAAGGTGCTGGCGTACCCAGTCGGCCGTATCAGGGTCGAGCGAGGCCGTCGGCTCGTCGAGCAGGAGCAGCTCAGGCTCGTTGATCAGCGCCTTCGCCAGCGCGACGCGCGTCTTCTGCCCCGCCGAGAGTTTTCCGTTGGCGCGATCGAGAAAGTCGTTGAGGTCCAGATCGGAGGCGAGCTGCGCGATGCGCTCCTGCAAATCCTTTACCGCATAAAGCTTGCCGAAGATGGTGAGGTTCTGCCGCACCGTCAGCCGCATCGGCATGTCGACATAGGGGCTTTCGAAATTCATCCTCCCGAGCACGTCGGCGCTCTGTTCGGGCATGGCATGGCCCAGCACCCGGACCCGGCCCGAGGTCGGCAGCACCAGCCCCATGATCATCGCGATTGTCGTGGTCTTGCCGGCGCCATTGCCGCCGAGCAGCCCGGTGACGCTGCCGCGCGCGATTTTGAACGAGATGTCGTCGACCGCGCGCGTGGTCTTGTAGAGTTTTATCAAATGCGCGACGTCGATCGCGGCGGGGCTTTCCGGCCCGGCCGCGGGCGATGGTGGTGGCACTGTCCCGCTTTCAACCATGCTGACCCGTTCATTGGGCCATTAGGACTGACAGCGCAAGGCGGCAGCGGGGCCTGCATGGTTCGAGACGCGCGGCGTTGCCGCGCTCCTCTCCATGAGGGGGAAGACTGCCATCGCTGCATGAAAAGGCTTCGACCCTCATGGTGAGGAGCCGCGAAAGCGGCCTCTCGAACCATGCAGGCCCCTCTCCATGCCGCGCGGATCGCTCATTTGTGATCGCCCACCCGCACGGCTAAACTGCAGATATGTCCGACGATGCCGCCTCCGACTTCCGTCATCCGCACCGCTTTGTTCGTCTCGATACGATCCTGCGGCTGCGCTGGCTGGCGGCGCTGGGACAGCTCACCGCGATCTTTGTCGTCGCGCGCGGACTGGAATTCGACGTCCCCATCATCCCCTGCGTCGCCATTGTCGGCGTCGCCGCGCTGCTCAATCTCGCGCTGCAGGTGGCGTTCAACCCGATGCAGCGGCTGGAGCCGGTCTATGCCGCCGCGCTGCTCGCGCTCAACATCGTCGAACTGGCCGCGCTATTGTTCCTGACCGGCGGCTTGCAGAACCCGTTTTCATTCCTGTTCCTCGCCCCGGTCCTGATCTCGGCAGCAGTGCTGCCGATCCGCCTGACGATCGGGCTCGGCCTGCTGGCAATGGCCTGCGCCTCGGCGCTGGTGTTCTTCCATTTGCCGCTGCCGTGGGACAGCGAAGACCCGCTGGTGCTGCCGCCGATCTATCTGCTCGGTGTCTGGCTCTCGATTCTGCTCGCGATCGGCGTCACCAGCCTCTACGCGTTCCAGGCGACGGAAGAAGCGCGCAAGCTTTCCGATGCGCTCGCCGCGACCGAACTGGTGCTGACGCGTGAGCAGCATCTGACCCAGCTCGACGGGCTGGCGGCGGCTGCCGCGCATGAACTCGGGACGCCGCTGTCGACGATCTTCCTGATTTCGCGGGAGCTGGAAAGGACCGCCAACGGCAATGACCAATTGGCCTCTGACCTCAAGACGCTGCGCGAGCAGGCGCAGCGCTGCCGCGACATTCTGGCCAAGCTCACCCAACTCTCCGCCTCCGGCGCGCCGTTCGACCTGATGCCGCTGTCGACCCTGATCGAGGAGGCGGTGGCGCCGCATCGCGATTTCGGTGTCGCCATCAAGGTGCGGCTAGCTGTCGCAGCCACAAAGGAGCCGGCGGTCGCGCGGAACCCGGCCATCCTCTACGGCGTCGGCAACATCCTGGAGAATGCCGTCGATTTCGCGCGCATGACGGTCGAGGTTAACGCTTGGTGGAACGCGGAGACGGTCGAAATCGTGATTTCCGACGACGGCCCGGGCATCGCGCCCGACATGCTGAAACGCATCGGCGAGCCTTATTTATCGCGGCGGCGCGGCACGGATGAGCCGCAAAGCGGCCGCGCCGGGCTTGGTCTCGGCGTTTTCATCGCCCGCACGCTGCTGGAACGCACCGGCGCCAAGGTTTCGTTCTCAAACCGGACATTTCCCGATCACGGCGCCGTGGTCCAGATCGTCTGGCCGCGCGCCCGGTTTGAGGCCGAGCAGCCAACGGAATCTCCTGCAGGATCAGCCGATTAGAATTTGAGAAAACTGGAACCGCGCGACCTTTCGGCCTCTTGGCACTGCAAAAACGGCGCGCCATATGCTCTATATAGTGCTGTGCATCCGCAACCCGGGGATACCCTGCCTTGAACGCCATCGCCGAACTGAACGATCTCACCGACCGCTCACTTCTGATCGTCGAGGACGACAAGCCGTTTCTGGAGCGCCTGTCGCGCGCCATGGAAACCCGCGGCTTCGCGGTAACGTCCTGCGACACCGTGACCGACGGCCTGGCGCAGATCAACAAGGCCGCACCGGCGTTTGCCGTGGTGGACTTAAGGCTGGGTGACGGCAACGGCCTCGACGTGGTGTCGGCGCTGAAGCGCAAGCGCCCCGACGCGCGCACCATCGTGCTCACCGGCTACGGCAACATCGCGACCGCCGTGACGGCGGTGAAGATGGGTGCGGTGGACTATCTCTCCAAACCGGCCGACGCCGACGACGTCGTCGCCGCGCTACTCGCCAGTGGCACCGAGAAATCCGAGCTGCCGTCCAATCCGATGTCGGCGGATCGCGTGCGCTGGGAGCACATCCAGCGCATCTATGAAATGTGCAACCGCAACGTTTCGGAAACCGCGCGCCGGCTCAACATGCACCGCCGTACCTTGCAGCGGATTCTGGCCAAGCGCGCGCCGCGCTGATTCCACAAACGCGGAATCGTAGGATGGGTAGAGCGCAGCGAAACCCATCAACGCGGGCGTTCGTGGCGATGGGTTTCGCTGCGCTCTACCCATCCTACTGCACCATTTCTAAAACTCATGCCCCTGCGGATCGACCAAACGGTTGATGCGCTGCGCGGCCGCCATCGCAAAGCGCACCGTCATCGATTTGCGGGTCGCGGCCGGCAGGCGATGCTCGGGCGCTTCGCAATGCAGATGCGCGCCATAAGCGTCGGCGATGATCAACCCGGTACCATCAGGAAAAATCTCGCACGGCAGATCCTGCGTGAAGGCGAAGAACAGCCGGTCGCAATGCATCCGGTAGTCCTGCCATTTCTGGTCGGCGCGCAGATCTTCCACCGATGACTTGATCTCGACGATCCAGATCTCGCCGCGCTCGTTCAGCGCTACCAGATCGGCGCGCCGGCCCGACGGCAACGGCAGCTCACTGATGCAGGAGAAGCCGAGCGAGCGTAGCAGCCGCGCGGTGCCGCGCGCGATCGCAAGCGCCGTCTCCGACTGCCGGCGGTCGGGCGGCGGCACAAGGCTGATTTGGCGAGCAGGCGATTCCATCCCTCGAACCATAACCGATTTCGCACCGTCCAACAGGCGGACCAGCGCACCAACAGCCGCAATTTCGACCCCGGCCCGCCTTGTTTTCGGCCACAGGCCCACCGCCAAGCCGGTGGAACTTGGGCCTCGAGGGACGAAACATCTGGAGGAATCCATGAAGTCACGCACCACGCTCCGCTCGCTCGCATTCGCTCTCGCCGCCCTGCCCCTCGCCGCCGGCCTGTCGCCGGCTAGCGCCAAGCCCGCCGTCGAAGTCGCCTTCGTGCTGGATACCACGGGCTCGATGGGCGGGCTGATCGAAGGCGCCAAGCGCAAGATCTGGTCGATCGCCACCGCGATCGTTGATTCCAACCCCGACGCCGACATCCGCATGGGCCTCGTCGCCTATCGCGATATCGGCGACGACTATGTGACCAAAAAGATCGACCTCACCACAGACATCCAGGATCTCTACGCCCAGCTGCTAGAGCTGAAAGCCCGCGGCGGCGGCGACTGGCCGGAAAGCGTCAACGAGGCGCTCGATGTCGCCGTCAACAAGATGCAATGGAGCGGCGGCGCCGATGTCCGGCGGATCGTGTTCCTGGTCGGCGACGCGCCGCCGCACATGGATTACGCGCAGGACACCAAATATCCGGTGACGCTGTCGGTGGCCAAGCAGAAAGACATCATCGTCAACGCAGTGCTGGCCGGCAACGCCCAGGACACCGCGCGGATCTGGCGCGACATCGCCCAGCACGGCAATGGCCGCTTCATTCCGATCCCGCAGGACGGCGGCGAGGTGGTGCTGATCGAAACGCCGTTCGACGAGGAGATCATCATCCTGCAGCGGGAGATCAACGGCACGGTGATTCCCTACGGGCCCAAACATCTGCAGAACCGCACCGAAGGCAAGACCAAGCAATTGTCCGAGGTCGCGGCGGCCGCGCCGGCGCAAGCTTCCGAGATGGCGAGCTACCTCAACAAGCGTTCCAAGGCGACGTCGGAAGCTGTCACCGGTGACGGCGATCTCGTCGCCGACGTCAGCGCCGGCAAGCGCAGCTTCTCCACGATCAAGGAGGAAGACTTGCCCGACAATCTGCGCTCGTTGAAGCCCGAGCAGCGCGTCGAGGAAATCAACAAGCAGATGACCCAGCGCAAGGCGCTAAACGAAAAGCTGTCGGCGCTGGTCGCCAAGCGCGACAAATACGTCGCCGAGCAGCGCGCCAAGGCGCCGCCGAAAACCTCCTCCTTCGACCGCGTCGTCGAGGATACGCTGAAGGCGCAGATCAAGCGGTAGTCTCGCGACACGCCCCCGCGAAGGCGGGGGCCCATAACCACCGATCTGTATTGTTGCACCAAGCTGAGGCTCCAGCTTCGCGCAACAACACGCGCCCGGGATTATGGGTCCCGGCGTTCGCCGGGACGACAGTGAATGCGGAACCTGACCCGACCTCGCCGCTTATCCCGTGGCCGCTGAGGCAAGCGCGAGGCGGACTGGTGAGGACGGCGTCCGCATGATCGATGACCTCTGGTACAAGAACGGCGTGATCTATTGTCTTTCGGTCGGCACCTATATGGACGCCAATGGCGATGGTGTCGGCGACTTCAAGGGCCTGCAGCGCCGGCTCGATTACCTGCACGGGCTCGGCATCACGGCGATCTGGCTGATGCCGTTTCAGCCCTCGCCCGGACGCGACGACGGCTACGACATCTCGGACTATTACGGCGTCGATCCGCGCTACGGCACGCTCGGCGATTTCGTCGAATTTACCCATGGCTGCAAGCAGCGCGGCATCCGCGTCATCATCGACCTCGTGGTCAACCACACCTCCGATCAGCATGAATGGTTTCGCGAGGCGCGGCGCTCCAAGGATTCACCCTATCGCGATTGGTATGTGTGGTCGGACAAGAAGCCGGCCAACGCCGATACCGGCATGGTGTTTCCCGGCGTGCAGAAATCGACCTGGACCCGCGACAAGGAAGCTGGCGCTTGGTTCTTCCACCGCTTCTATGATTTCCAGCCCGACCTCAACACCTCGAATCCGTTGGTGCAGGCCGAGATCCTCAAGATCATGGGGTTCTGGATTCAGCTCGGCGTCTGCGGCTTCCGCATGGACGCCGTACCGTTCGTGATCTCGACCAAGGGCGCCAAGGTGCGCAAGGCCGTCGAGCAGTACGACATGCTGCGCGCTTTCAGAGAATTCCTGCAATGGCGGCAGGGCGACGCCATTATCCTCGCCGAAGCCAATGTGCTGCCGAAGACCGACATGGAATATTTCGGCCGCGACGGCGACCGCATGCACATGATGTTCAATTTCCACGTCAACCAGCATCTGTTCTACGCGCTGGCATCCGCGGACTCGCGCCCGCTGGCGAAAGCGCTGGAGGCGACCAAGCCGCGCCCCGCCACCGCGCAATGGGGCCTGTTCCTGCGCAACCATGATGAACTCGATCTCGGCCGGCTGACCAAGGCGCAGCGCGACACCGTGTTCAAGACATTCGGTCCCGACAAGGACATGCAGCTCTATGATCGCGGCATCCGCCGCCGCCTTGCGCCGATGCTGGGCGGCGACCAGCGGCGGCTGCAATTGGCCTACAGCCTGATGTGCACGCTGCCGGGGACGCCCGTGATCCGTTACGGCGACGAACTCGGCATGGGCGACAATCTCCATCTGCCCGAGCGCAATTGCGCGCGCACGCCGATGCAATGGTCGACCGAGCCGCATGCCGGCTTTACCGAGGGTGACCGGCCCTGCGTGCCTGTCATCGACAAGGGGGCCTATGGCTATGAGCACGTCAACGCCGCCAAACAGCGCCGCGATCCCAACTCCATGCTGAACTGGACCGAACGCATCGTCCGCATGCGCAAGGAAGTGCCGGAGGTCGGCTGGGGCGATTTCAAGATCATCCCCACGCGCGATCCCGCGGTGCTGCTGATCCGCTATGACTGGCGCAACAATTCGGTGCTGTTCGCGCATAACCTCGACGACAAGCCCCGCGAGGTCACGTTCTCGGTCGGCCTGCCCGGGGAAACCGGCAAGCTGCTGGTCAATCTGCTGTCCGAGGATCACAGCCGCGCCGACAAGCGGGGCCGGCATACGCTGTTGCTCGAAGGCTACGGCTATCACTGGTATCGCGTCGGCGGCCTCGATTATTTGCTCAAGCGCAGCGATATCGACACCAAGACACCGCGCAAGGCCGATCACCGCGCATGAGCGCCAATCAGGGGTGCCTGCCCATGGCGAGCTGGTAGACCGTGATGATCACCTCGAACAGGATCAGCAGCACGATGATCAGTTCGAGCCGCAGCGAGCGCCGCGTATCGATGATATCGGTCAAGACCTGCGCGCTCTCGGCGATCACGGCCAGCTTGCTGTTCAGCGCCTCCGCGCGCTCCTTGAGCTCGTACTCGTCCGAGAGGCGGGCATAGAGGCGCTCCAAATGCGGCTTGTCCCAGAGCACGTCGGGCTTCTCTTCCACCTCGACCGGCCCCGACACCCGGTGCCGCACTAAGAGCGCGTTGCCGATATTTTTCAGGATCGAGCGGCGGCTGCCGTGCATGCGCCCGCTGCGCGCCAACTCCCGCGCGAACGGCTCGGTCGTGTCGAACACGCTGGCGACCTCGCGCTCGTGGCGGGCCAAAACGACGCTTTTCGCCAACGCCTCGCCGATCAGGACCAACCGCTCGGGCGAGAGGCTTTGCAGGCAGATCGGGCCGCCCGGGGGAATCTGCTCCTCCTTCTCGGGCGCCAGTTCAATGGTGGCGGTTTCCTCGTCGCGCCGGGCAAACTTGCCGACCATCCGCTGTTCCAGGCTGCCAAGAAATTCTTCCTCTTCCAGCGCATTCAGCCCGATCAGGACCGCCACGCCGTAGCGGAAAAGTATCGCGACGCCATTGGCAGTGACGCGAAACGCCAGCGGTATCGTGGCAAGGACATCGCCGCGCTCAAGCCCCGATGTGTTCAGGCGGTCGCTGACGAAGAAGGCGCGCGCGGTGGTGCGGGACCCGACCGGCGACGATGCTGATGCCTGGTTCATGGAACACCCAACTGCTGAAGCCGGCGCAACCTATCACGCGGCCGTGTAGGTCGCATGTCGGCTAGATATCGCCTGCAACCCGAGTTGACCCCCTGCGCGGGATGAATATGTTGCCCGTATGGATAACAAAACCGATACCCAGACCAGGGCCGGCGCGATGATCGTGCCGGTGACGCTGTTCGAGCAGAACTGCACCATTATCTGGCACGAGCCTTCCAAGAAGGCCGTGGTGATCGACCCCGGCGGGGACGTTCCGAAGATTCTGGAAGCGATCAAGCAGACCGGCGTCAGCGTCGAGAAGATCTGGCTGACCCACGGCCATATCGATCATGTCGGCGGCGCCGCCGAATTGCGCGACGCGCTGCGGGTCAAGATCGAGGGGCCGCACATCGCCGACAAGTTTCTGCTCGACAACGTCGTCTCGAGCGGCGAGCGCTTCGGCATGACCGGCATGCGCAATTTCGGGCCCGACCGCTGGCTCGACGAGGGCGATCAGGTTTCCATTGGCGAGCTGACCTTCGACATCCTGCATTGCCCCGGCCACTCCCCGGGCAGCGTCGTGTTCTTCAGCAAGGAATTGCGCTTCGCCCATGTCGGCGACGTGCTGTTCAACGGCTCGGTCGGGCGCACCGACCTGCCCGGCGGCAGCCACGCCACGCTGATCAATTCGATCAAGGAAAAGCTGCTGCCGCTCGGCGACGATGTTGGCTTCATCTGCGGCCATGGCGCCGGCTCCAGCCTCGGCCAGGAACGCCTGACCAATCCCTTCCTGACCGGCGAAATGTGAGCCAACGGACTGCGTCATAAGTCCCTCATGGTGAGGAGCGCGAAGCGCGTCTCGAACCATGAGGCCCGATCTGTGGCCTTCATCCTTCGAGACGCCCGCTACTCGCGGGCTCCTCAGGATGAGGGTTTGAGACTCAATGACGCAGCAGCACTAATCGTCTGACGCCGCACCACCCGGCTACTTCATCAATCCCGCAGCCGTCAGCGCGCGGGTAATGACGGCGCCGACATCGATGCCGCGGCGTTTTGGAGCACGTGGCGCCGGCGTCGGTTGACGAACCGGCTTGTGGGCCCTCGACCAAAGCCCAGCAGCCAGATCCGACGACTGCAGGGATTCGGTGGCGGCCGATGGAACGATCTTCGGCGCTTCTGCCGGCTTGGTCGCCTCCTTGGCCGGGCTGACGCGATCGGTCAGGCCAAAAAAATTCGCGATGTGATAGGACGAGGAAATCCCGGCCTCGATCAGGAACGCGCCTTCCGCGCCGTAGCGCTCATCGTTGCCGGCGAGTCCGAGCGGCGTGCCGTGGGCCATGTCGGTGATGGTGTAGGACTCGACGACGGTTTCGCCATCGGCGTTCCACCAGACGTCGCGCGGATGACCGTCGACGTGTCCGCTCGACATCGGCGCCGACGGCAGGCCGTGGACGTCGAGCCATTGCTTGACGATCTCATCGGCGTTGGCGGGGTTGACGGTGCGGTCGGCGCTGCCGTGCCACACAGACACTTTCGGCCATGGCCCCCTGTGCTTCGAGGCCTTGCGCACGAGATCGCCAAGCTTAGCCGCAGGGCGCGAGGTCGACTGCATCATGCCGCCGAGCGCTTCGCGGACATTGCTGGCGATGCCGTATGGCAGGCCCGCGATGATAGCGCCGCCGGCGAATACTTCCGGATAGGTCGCGAGCATCACCGAGGTCATCGCGCCGCCGGCGGAAAGCCCGGTGATGTAGATGCGCCGCGGATCGATCTTGTGATCGGCCGCCATGCGCGCGACCATCTGGCGGATCGACGCGGCTTCGCCGCGGCCGCGGGCGATGTCGCCGGGATTGAACCAGTTGAAACAGGTGCGGGCATTGTTGGCCGCCTGCTGCTCGGGCATCACGAGCGCAAAGCCGTAACGTTTGGCGAGTGTCGACCAGCCGGTCCCGAAATCGTAGCCGGCCGCGGTCTGGCCGCAGCCGTGCAGCACGACGACGAGCGCGGAGGCGCGCGGCAACGCGTCGGGCACATGGGCGAACATCTTCAGCGCGCCGGGATTGGTGCCGAATCCGGTGATTTCGATGAGCGGGCTCGTTGCGCCAGGCGAAGCGCTGCGGCCATAGCTTCCCAAGCCATTGAAGCCATTCAGCTTCGGAAAATGGCGCAGGAATTCGACATTCTTGGCGAGCGACAACGACTTCTCCTGGGGGCGATTCTTCTTAAGACAATGCTACCCAGAACAGATAGTTGCTGCACTGCAAACTAAAAAGACCGTGTGCTGTCCTTCCCCACAATCAAATTTTGGCAGATGACGTCAATTTGTCACGCCGTGAACTGGCGCATCCATGTCAGAAATACGGCGCAGGCGCTGATCGATAGCATGAACAGCGCTGAAGCGGCCAGCAAGGCGAGGCGCGCCGATCCAGCAGATTCCACGGCGAAGAACACCGCGCCGATCGCGGCCACGCCCGCCGCGTTGGCGATTTGCGCCGTGGTGCCGTACATGCCGGAGCCCGCGCCGGCGCTTGCCGGCTTTACCGTCGAGAGCACGGCGCTGGAGAGCGGCGCCATCACGAGCCCCTGGCCATAGCCGAAGAGCGTCAGCACCAGCGAAAGCGATATTGCAGACGGCGTATCGATCCATTCGACGGCGGCCACCAGCGCAGCAAGGCCCGCAATCTGAACCGCGCAGCCCTCGATCAATACCAGCGTGCCGCGATGTTTGGCGCGGATGCCACTATGCCGGGAAGCGATGACGAAGCTCAGCGCCAGCGGCACGAACACAAGGCCGGCCTGCAGTGGCGGGATATGCAGTCCCTTCTGCATATACATCGTCATGACGAGATAGAAGGATAGGTTGGCGAAGAAGAAAAAGAACACCGCCGCAAGCCCGCGCATGAATGCCCGATCTGACAGCAGCGAAAGATCGATGAGCGGCATGCCGCCGCGCCGGGCAACCGCGCGCTCCAGGCGCAGGAAGCCGGCGATGATGGCGATACCGATCGCCATGACCAGCCAGACCGACGGCGACCAGTGCAAATCTTGCCCAAATAGCAGCGGCCCGATCAGGCAGAGCAGGCCGAGAAACAGCACGATGGCGCCGGGAATATCCAGCCGCGTACCGGCGCGCCGAGGCGCCATCGGCATGATCTTCGAGGCCGCCGCGATAATGATCGCGCCAAACGGCACGTTGACGAAGAACACCGCGCGCCAGCCGAGCCCGGCGAGGTCGAGCGTCACCAGGAGGCCGCCGAGCAGGAAGCCGGCCGCGCCGGCAAGCCCGAGCACGATGCCGTAAATGGCGAAGGCGCGCGCCCGCGCGCCGTCTGCGAACAGCAAATGAATGGTGGCCAGCACCTGCGGCACCATCAACGCCGCAGTCGCGCCCTGGGCCAGCCTTGCGGCGATCAGTTCGGGGCCGGATTGCGCCAGCGCACACCACAGCGAGGTCACGGTGAAGCCGGCAACGCCTGATATGAACACGTTGCGCGTGCCGTAGATGTCGCCGAGCCGCCCGCCGGTGACGACGAGGGTCGCATAGGCAATCAGGTAGATCGCGATCACGGCTTCGATCTGCGCCGCGCTCGCCTTGAGCTCAGTCGCAATGGTCGGGATCGCGACGTTGACGATGAAGGCATCGACCCCGAACATGAACTGCGCCGCGACGACGGTCGCCAGCACGAACCAGCGGCGCGACGTGTCGACGGGATGCGAGACGATCTGATGCATGAGATAAGAGCCTTGCGCGAAAATCCGGCCTGGATGATCTCAGCATTCGGTCATTTCTGCGATTACCCCGGAGGTAATCGAACCACCTTGCATCGATGGGCGCACCTTCATGGAGCGCTCAAAGGACGAAAATTCCGGACGACGGTAAGTCAGCCCATGCTGCGTGACAACCATGCGCTGGTGGCGGAGTTCGAGCATTGCCTTGCCCTCTCCCACCCCGTACCTTGGCCGCCGAACAATTCCAAAACAACAATAAATCCGGAGAGAACCGCCCATGGCACTCCTGAAGTTCGGAGCCTTTCTCGCCCCGCATCATCCGATCGGCGAGCATCCGCTGCTCCAGTTCCGCCGCGACCTCGATTTTGTCGAGCAGATCGATACGCTCGGCTATGACGAGTTCTGGTGCGGCGAGCACCATTCCTCGGGCTGGGAGATGATCGCCTCGCCGGAAATGTTCCTCGCCGCCGCCGGCGAGCGCACCAAGCGCATCAAGCTCGGGACCGGCGTGATCTCGCTGCCCTATCACCATCCCTACAATGTCGCGCAGCGCATGGTGCAGCTCGACTGGATGACCGGCGGCCGCGCCATTTTCGGCTCGGGCCCGGGCGCGCTCGCCTCCGACGCGCATACGCTCGGCATCGACCCGATGACGCAGCGCGACCGCCAGGACGAGGCGATCGCGATCATCCGCCGCCTGTTCAAGGGCGAGCGCGTCACCGCCAAGAGCGACTGGTTCACCATGCAGGACGCCGCGCTGCAGCTCCTCCCGCTGCAGGAAGACATGCCATTCGTGGTGGCCTCGCAGATCTCGCCCTCCGGCATGACCCTCGCCGGCAAATACGGCATCGGCATCATCTCGCTCGGCTCGATGTCGACGCAGGGGCTGATGGCGCTGCCGACGCAATGGGGCTTTGCCGAGGACGCGGCCAAGAAGGCCGGCACAACCGTGAGCCGCGACGACTGGCGCGTGCTGCTATCCTGGCACATCGCCGAGACGCGCGAACAGGCGCAGCGCGAGGCCGGTCCCGGCCTGATGCGCTGGCACAACGAATATAACGTCCGCACGCTGCAGCGGCCCGGCCTCGAGCCGTTCACCTCGGCGGAGGATGCGGTGGAGAAGACCGCGGGCGGTGAGAACGCGGCGTCCACCATCGGCACGCCGGACGATCTCGTCAAAACCATCAAGAACCTGATCAACGTTTCCGGCGGCGTCGGCGCCATCATCGGCTTCGTGCATGACTGGGCCAATCCGGAGAACACGCGCCGGAGCTGGGACATGGTCGCGCGCTACGTGATTCCGGAGATCAACGGCTACGTCACCAAGCTGCGCGAGTCGCAGAAATTCCTCATCGAGAACCGCGCCGTGTTCGAGCGGGCGGGTCAGGCCGTGATGGCCAAGATCATGGAGAACGAAAAGGCCGCCGCGGCGCTCGCCCATACCGGCCCGGGCCGCGTCGCGATCCCGACCATCAACGCGCCGGATTTGCAGAAGGAAGCCGCCAAGCGCAAGGCGTAAGGGCTTTCGAGATCGCGATATCTCTCCCCGTC includes:
- a CDS encoding ABC transporter ATP-binding protein → MVESGTVPPPSPAAGPESPAAIDVAHLIKLYKTTRAVDDISFKIARGSVTGLLGGNGAGKTTTIAMIMGLVLPTSGRVRVLGHAMPEQSADVLGRMNFESPYVDMPMRLTVRQNLTIFGKLYAVKDLQERIAQLASDLDLNDFLDRANGKLSAGQKTRVALAKALINEPELLLLDEPTASLDPDTADWVRQHLKTYRKTHDATVLLASHNMLEVERLCDRVIIMKRGRIEDDDSPDQIMARYNRTTLEDVFLDVARGRVAEGTP
- a CDS encoding ActS/PrrB/RegB family redox-sensitive histidine kinase, which encodes MSDDAASDFRHPHRFVRLDTILRLRWLAALGQLTAIFVVARGLEFDVPIIPCVAIVGVAALLNLALQVAFNPMQRLEPVYAAALLALNIVELAALLFLTGGLQNPFSFLFLAPVLISAAVLPIRLTIGLGLLAMACASALVFFHLPLPWDSEDPLVLPPIYLLGVWLSILLAIGVTSLYAFQATEEARKLSDALAATELVLTREQHLTQLDGLAAAAAHELGTPLSTIFLISRELERTANGNDQLASDLKTLREQAQRCRDILAKLTQLSASGAPFDLMPLSTLIEEAVAPHRDFGVAIKVRLAVAATKEPAVARNPAILYGVGNILENAVDFARMTVEVNAWWNAETVEIVISDDGPGIAPDMLKRIGEPYLSRRRGTDEPQSGRAGLGLGVFIARTLLERTGAKVSFSNRTFPDHGAVVQIVWPRARFEAEQPTESPAGSAD
- a CDS encoding ActR/PrrA/RegA family redox response regulator transcription factor, translated to MNAIAELNDLTDRSLLIVEDDKPFLERLSRAMETRGFAVTSCDTVTDGLAQINKAAPAFAVVDLRLGDGNGLDVVSALKRKRPDARTIVLTGYGNIATAVTAVKMGAVDYLSKPADADDVVAALLASGTEKSELPSNPMSADRVRWEHIQRIYEMCNRNVSETARRLNMHRRTLQRILAKRAPR
- a CDS encoding MmcB family DNA repair protein codes for the protein MESPARQISLVPPPDRRQSETALAIARGTARLLRSLGFSCISELPLPSGRRADLVALNERGEIWIVEIKSSVEDLRADQKWQDYRMHCDRLFFAFTQDLPCEIFPDGTGLIIADAYGAHLHCEAPEHRLPAATRKSMTVRFAMAAAQRINRLVDPQGHEF
- a CDS encoding vWA domain-containing protein; protein product: MKSRTTLRSLAFALAALPLAAGLSPASAKPAVEVAFVLDTTGSMGGLIEGAKRKIWSIATAIVDSNPDADIRMGLVAYRDIGDDYVTKKIDLTTDIQDLYAQLLELKARGGGDWPESVNEALDVAVNKMQWSGGADVRRIVFLVGDAPPHMDYAQDTKYPVTLSVAKQKDIIVNAVLAGNAQDTARIWRDIAQHGNGRFIPIPQDGGEVVLIETPFDEEIIILQREINGTVIPYGPKHLQNRTEGKTKQLSEVAAAAPAQASEMASYLNKRSKATSEAVTGDGDLVADVSAGKRSFSTIKEEDLPDNLRSLKPEQRVEEINKQMTQRKALNEKLSALVAKRDKYVAEQRAKAPPKTSSFDRVVEDTLKAQIKR
- a CDS encoding alpha-amylase family protein, with protein sequence MIDDLWYKNGVIYCLSVGTYMDANGDGVGDFKGLQRRLDYLHGLGITAIWLMPFQPSPGRDDGYDISDYYGVDPRYGTLGDFVEFTHGCKQRGIRVIIDLVVNHTSDQHEWFREARRSKDSPYRDWYVWSDKKPANADTGMVFPGVQKSTWTRDKEAGAWFFHRFYDFQPDLNTSNPLVQAEILKIMGFWIQLGVCGFRMDAVPFVISTKGAKVRKAVEQYDMLRAFREFLQWRQGDAIILAEANVLPKTDMEYFGRDGDRMHMMFNFHVNQHLFYALASADSRPLAKALEATKPRPATAQWGLFLRNHDELDLGRLTKAQRDTVFKTFGPDKDMQLYDRGIRRRLAPMLGGDQRRLQLAYSLMCTLPGTPVIRYGDELGMGDNLHLPERNCARTPMQWSTEPHAGFTEGDRPCVPVIDKGAYGYEHVNAAKQRRDPNSMLNWTERIVRMRKEVPEVGWGDFKIIPTRDPAVLLIRYDWRNNSVLFAHNLDDKPREVTFSVGLPGETGKLLVNLLSEDHSRADKRGRHTLLLEGYGYHWYRVGGLDYLLKRSDIDTKTPRKADHRA
- a CDS encoding RMD1 family protein; translated protein: MNQASASSPVGSRTTARAFFVSDRLNTSGLERGDVLATIPLAFRVTANGVAILFRYGVAVLIGLNALEEEEFLGSLEQRMVGKFARRDEETATIELAPEKEEQIPPGGPICLQSLSPERLVLIGEALAKSVVLARHEREVASVFDTTEPFARELARSGRMHGSRRSILKNIGNALLVRHRVSGPVEVEEKPDVLWDKPHLERLYARLSDEYELKERAEALNSKLAVIAESAQVLTDIIDTRRSLRLELIIVLLILFEVIITVYQLAMGRHP
- a CDS encoding MBL fold metallo-hydrolase, which translates into the protein MDNKTDTQTRAGAMIVPVTLFEQNCTIIWHEPSKKAVVIDPGGDVPKILEAIKQTGVSVEKIWLTHGHIDHVGGAAELRDALRVKIEGPHIADKFLLDNVVSSGERFGMTGMRNFGPDRWLDEGDQVSIGELTFDILHCPGHSPGSVVFFSKELRFAHVGDVLFNGSVGRTDLPGGSHATLINSIKEKLLPLGDDVGFICGHGAGSSLGQERLTNPFLTGEM